NNNNNNNNNNNNNNNNNNNNNNNNNNNNNNNNNNNNNNNNNNNNNNNNNNNNNNNNNNNNNNNNNNNNNNNNNNNNNNNNNNNNNNNNNNNNNNNNNNNNNNNNNNNNNNNNNNNNNNNNNNNNNNNNNNNNNNNNNNNNNNNNNNNNNNNNNNNNNNNNNNNNNNNNNNNNNNNNNNNNNNNNNNNNNNNNNNNNNNNNNNNNNNNNNNNNNNNNNNNNNNNNNNNNNNNNNNNNNNNNNNNNNNNNNNNNNNNNNNNNNNNNNNNNNNNNNNNNNNNNNNNNNNNNNNNNNNNNNNNNNNNNNNNNNNNNNNNNNNNNNNNNNNNNNNNNNNNNNNNNNNNNNNNNNNNNNNNNNNNNNNNNNNNNNNNNNNNNNNNNNNNNNNNNNNNNNNNNNNNNNNNNNNNNNNNNNNNNNNNNNNNNNNNNNNNNNNNNNNNNNNNNNNNNNNNNNNNNNNNNNNNNNNNNNNNNNNNNNNNNNNNNNNNNNNNNNNNNNNNNNNNNNNNNNNNNNNNNNNNNNNNNNNNNNNNNNNNNNNNNNNNNNNNNNNNNNNNNNNNNNNNNNNNNNNNNNNNNNNNNNNNNNNNNNNNNNNNNNNNNNNNNNNNNNNNNNNNNNNNNNNNNNNNNNNNNNNNNNNNNNNNNNNNNNNNNNNNNNNNNNNNNNNNNNNNNNNNNNNNNNNNNNNNNNNNNNNNNNNNNNNNNNNNNNNNNNNNNNNNNNNNNNNNNNNNNNNNNNNNNNNNNNNNNNNNNNNNNNNNNNNNNNNNNNNNNNNNNNNNNNNNNNNNNNNNNNNNNNNNNNNNNNNNNNNNNNNNNNNNNNNNNNNNNNNNNNNNNNNNNNNNNNNNNNNNNNNNNNNNNNNNNNNNNNNNNNNNNNNNNNNNNNNNNNNNNNNNNNNNNNNNNNNNNNNNNNNNNNNNNNNNNNNNNNNNNNNNNNNNNNNNNNNNNNNNNNNNNNNNNNNNNNNNNNNNNNNNNNNNNNNNNNNNNNNNNNNNNNNNNNNNNNNNNNNNNNNNNNNNNNNNNNNNNNNNNNNNNNNNNNNNNNNNNNNNNNNNNNNNNNNNNNNNNNNNNNNNNNNNNNNNNNNNNNNNNNNNNNNNNNNNNNNNNNNNNNNNNNNNNNNNNNNNNNNNNNNNNNNNNNNNNNNNNNNNNNNNNNNNNNNNNNNNNNNNNNNNNNNNNNNNNNNNNNNNNNNNNNNNNNNNNNNNNNNNNNNNNNNNNNNNNNNNNNNNNNNNNNNNNNNNNNNNNNNNNNNNNNNNNNNNNNNNNNNNNNNNNNNNNNNNNGTTGGCTCAAGGTATTTTATAATCGTGGGAGAATCATATCCAACATATATCTCCATCCTCCTTTGTGGTCCCATCTTTGTTCTCTGTGGTGGTGCAATTGGCATATAGACGGCACATCCAAATGTCTTAAGATGGGATATGTCTGGCTCATGACCCGTAAGCAATTGTAATGGGGAATATCTATGTTCACTAGATGGTCTTATACGAATCAGTTCGGCCGCGTGCAAGACCGCGTGTCCCCAAGCTGTGGCTGGAAGCTTAGACCTCATAAGCAATGGTCTAGCTATTAGTTGAATTCGTTTTATGAATGATTCGGCCAAGCCGTTCTGTGCTCAATATGAAAGCCATTCATTCGAATGTCTTTAAAGCTCAATAGGCTTCTCTTAGAGCTGGGTGAATACAATGCATCAGATATCTCTAGATGCGTACCCTTAGGCAACATGATATTAGCCTGGTCGTAGCCCTCTATGAGACTTTAGAGACTTTTATATCAAAAACTTTCGTTCATTAATAAAATAAGTTCAAAGCAATCAAAACATAGAAAACACAAAGCAAAGAACACAAAAACATAGATCCGAAATCAACTTCATTCATTTAATCAATCAGACGTTTCATACTCCATGAGATCGTCTTGTTCATGATTGAAATTATCTTCACCATCTTGATAAGTCATATGAGCTTCAGGATTCTTCCCTTTCAAACTCTCTTGGTAGAGGTCAACGAGATGTTTGGGAGTCCTACATGTCTTAGCCCAATGATTATCCATACCACATCTATGGCACACAGATTTAATCGAGTTTTGTGGTTTAAATGATGTACCACGGCCTCGGCCATGACCACGGCCATATGAGTTGCCTCGGCCTTGACCAAACGAGTTTCAGCCTTAACCACCACGTCCATGCCACTTTCCACGATCACGGTTGTGTTGGCTATCACTCTGGACATGGTTCGACTTTTTCTTAGCCTCTACGGTCGCATGTGCCTCAGGTAATGGGNNNNNNNNNNNNNNNNNNNNNNNNNNNNNNNNNNNNNNNNNNNNNNNNNNNNNNNNNNNNNNNNNNNNNNNNNNNNNNNNNNNNNNNNNNNNNNNNNNNNNNNNNNNNNNNNNNNNNNNNNNNNNNNNNNNNNNNNNNNNNNNNNNNNNNNNNNNNNNNNNNNNNNNNNNNNNNNNNNNNNNNNNNNNNNNNNNNNNNNNNNNNNNNNTGAACTATTTTAAACAGGGCCGAGTTATACTCGTCCACGGACTTGAAGTCATGGATTATGAGATTCCTCCAATCATACATAGCCTTTGGAAATAACACCGTTCTCTGGTGATCATATCGCGTTTTCAACTCTGTCCAAAGGTCTAGAGGATTCACAATAGTCAAATAGACTCTCAAGAAGAAGATGACGTATAATTAATATAGCTCCATATCTATCTTTCTCACTTGCATTATTGCCCTCGCTAATACATTCACCGAGTCCCTTGGATTTTAGGATGATCTTAGCATCAAGTGCCCATTGCAAGTAATTATCTCCAGAGAGATTTAGGGCAGCAAAATCCAAGTTGTTGATTTTCGACATCTGAAATCATATGTTTCATAATTTAGATTTAAAAGTGTTCAAGCGAATGTAATCAATATGCTCAAGCAATCCAGATTCTAGGTATGATGTAAATAGGTCATTCGTATATGATGCATACATGTTCAATCTTAGCATTCGGATTCTATATGCAATCAGTTCGTACTATTATGCATGCATGATGNNNNNNNNNNNNNNNNNNNNNNNNNNNNNNNNNNNNNNNNNNNNNNNNNNNNNNNNNNNNNNNNNNNNNNNNNNNNNNNNNNNNNNNNNNNNNNNNNNNNNNNNNNNNNNNNNNNNNNNNNNNNNNNNNNNNNNNNNNNNNNNNNNNNNNNNNNNNNNNNNNNNNNNNNNNNNNNNNNNNNNNNNNNNNNNNNNNNNNNNNNNNNNNNNNNNNNNNNNNNNNNNNNNNNNNNNNNNNNNNNNNNNNNNNNNNNNNNNNNNNNNNNNNNNNNNNNNNNNNNNNNNNNNNNNNNNNNNNNNNNNNNNNNNNNNNNNNNNNNNNNNNNNNNNNNNNNNNNNNNNNNNNNNNNNNNNNNNNNNNNNNNNNNNNNNNNNNNNNNNNNNNNNNNNNNNNNNNNNNNNNNNNNNNNNNNNNNNNNNNNNNNNNNNNNNNNNNNNNNNNNNNNNNNNNNNNNNNNNNNNNNNNNNNNNNNNNNNNTTTCGATCAAACAATCAATACGACTTCAATTTTAAAATCATTCAATCGGTTTTATCAATTCAAACAACCAAATTCAAGAATGAGATTATCAATCCTAGCAATCGATTTCTATGTGTTCAAATTCAATACAGTTTTAATTAATTAAGGCTAGCATACTAGATCCAAACATACAATCATTCAAACAAAAAATTTCGATTCAAAGCATTAGATTAGGGTTTCGATTTTAATTCATTCAATCAATCAATTTGATTTCGAATTAGGGTTTATAAAATCGAATGTGTTTTAGTATTAGGGTTTTAAATAAAATCGATTTCATGCATTCATGCAATAAGCATGTATGCGGCTAGGATCATGGATATTAGGGTTTCGATTTTGATCTTAGATCATTGAGGTTTTGAGATTCAAAACCATTAAGGTTTCGATTTTTATTGATCAAAAAATCAATCTCGATTAGGGTTTGGGGTATCGAACTTATGATTATGAGCTTCGATTTACTCATTGAGGTTTTGATCTATTACCCTATGGTTTTGATTTCAACATTAGATCATACTATTAGGGTTTGTAGTTTTTATGGTTTCGATTCTTATCAAACAATCAAATTCGATTATGGATTCTCTTTAAGGTTTTGAATTACCTTAACCTCAAGTAGGGTTGAATGGACCACCAAAGAGATGAACCGTGAGCTGGAACTGATCGGAACGCGAGCTGATGTTGTCGCGAGCTGTCTGATTGCTGAGAACGGGAACGCGAGCTGTCCAACGTGCTGATCGGGTCGCGAGCTGTCTGAGATCGTCTTGTTTGCGAGCTGAGGTTGAACAATCCGAGATCGTCTGAAATAGGATCAGGAACGCCTTGAGCTGAAGCTGATCGGGAACAGATTGCAAACAAGGATCGGTATGTAAGGTTTCGCGATCGGGATTAGGATGGTTCGCCGGTAAGGATGTTCGCCGATTAGGGTTTGGGTTTTAGGCGGTTTGTTTTAGCTTAGAGATTTAGATTCTATCGTGCTGATAACGTGTTGTAAAACAAGAGAATATAATTTGTATGTTTCTGTCTATTCATAAACATAAGGAGCCCTTTATATATAGAGAAATACACCGTCATAGAATAATAGAAAGATTAGATAAAGGAAATACAAATATGGAAAGAGTACAGATCATAATCTAATAAGAAAAATGCAAGATATCGATTTTCTCTCTCTCTGCTCACGGTCGACTCTCTCTCTCTAGCATAGAGCCAATTATGAACCGGGCCGGTTATGGACATCCACAATATGATTTATAAGAGTAGATTTTTTTTTTGTTTTTTGTCCCACAAGAGATTAAAGTCCCAAAATTATTCACGAACTTATACAAGCTAGATTTAAATGTATCTCGTACTTTAAAATTCATGTTTTAATAGTTTGTAGAAAAAGACCAATTCTGTTAATACGTTCTTAATTATTTAATCCAAAGCTGGAATAGCTCAGTTGGTTAGAGCGTGTGGCTGTTTACCACAAGGTCGGAGGTTCAACCTCTCTTTCTAGCGTTATTTAGCCATATTGTGTTTTGCTCTTTTTTTAATAATGGGCTAAGTCCAGAAGTTGCCATACACACCGTAATTATTTGTGCGACGAAATAATCTAAAAATCCGACAATACAGGTACGTTCAAGCTTATAAGCCCAATGGTTGGTTTAAAACTAATGGGCCTCCACGAATCAGCTCTTCTCTCGTTCCGTTCGTTTCTCGTGATTAGCTTCACAATTTCCAATATTAATTCTTGTTTTACTTTTCCTCTTTCAAGATCCCAGCAGAGCATTAATTTTTTTTTAACTCGGACCGAACTCATATAAATAAATGTAAAACAATCAATGAAAAGGAGGATCAGATTACGGCTGTAACAAAAGGGAACAGAGCGGGTAAATCAGGTGGTATATGCTTCTACAACGTTTGATAACGATATAACATTTGAACTGCATTTTTTTTTTTTGACAAAGAACATTTGAACTGCATTTGACCAAATCTTTGTTGAAACTGCGTCTTTACCCTAAGTCATTTTTGTGACATGTCTCTTTCTCGCTTTAACCAATTTAATATATTTTTACATATATCTCTCACAATATTTATTGATATCAAATAAAGGAAAACCAGATGTTAAAAAGGTACAAAGTTTCTTTTTGGGGAGAATATTAGTTTGTTAAGAACTTGTTTTGTATCAATATATTTAAAGTTATAGGCCAAAGACCCAAACCTCTGATACAAATATAAAATAAAATAACAAACAAACATATATTTTATTTTATTTTGTGATACAAATGCGTTTTTAGTCAAGTATATCAGGTTTGGATTTACATGGAGTAGTATAAATTGTTGGGTTTAGAACATCTAATAATATCACCGATGTGAATTTCTAAATCTCTACTTAGTTTTGCTCTTTGTAGATTAGTTTCAGTAGTAATTTTTTTTTTTTGTAAATATTCTTCAAGTTTCAGTAGTAATTTGATGTTATGAAAAATGGCTAATGGGGGTACGATCATACCAACACTTATGCACCAGATCCCATCAGAACTCCGTAGTTAAGCGTGTTTGGGCGAAATTAATACTAAGATGGGTGACCTCCCGGGAAGTACTCGTGTTGCATCCTTTTTTATTAAAGTGTTTCAAAAAAAAAAGTGTTTCAAAAAAAGAAGAAAAATGGCTAATGGATATACATATGAAGAATAGTTTAAAAGTTAAACCGGGCGTGTATGAATCTCATTTGCAATTGCGGTAGATGGTTTTGGATTTATTATCAGTCGAAAACAAAAGTGGGTGTAAGCTGTATGTATCAGAGAGGATGATCGGTTCAGTTTCACGAGAGATCCATTCTTGAAGCTCTCACATGTTTCCTATTTCTTCTTCTCCGTTCTCTCGTGTTTCTTCACAGATGGAGACGCTTGATCAATCATCGAAACACAATCTTCTATTTTTCTATTTTTGGATGTATTATTTATTGATATATATGCATATATTATTGAGAACATGGCCTCACTAACTGTGTAATTGGAATTAATACGTATATTAAAACCCTATGGAATCTGATTATGATGCAATTTCACTTCACAAACGTCAAATATTGCAAGTTTTAGTTGATAATTTAATCATATATATATTAACGTTACAAAATAAAAAGAAAAAGGGGGTGATAAAAGGTGTCAGAGAAGTTTTTGGAGTTAATGGTCAAAATTATATTAGGAAAACTTTACAAAGATGTGAGAAAGTTAACTAATGTAACTTTACTCCTAATTAAACAAACCCTACTCGTTAAACTTTTAAAAACTGCTTAAATGTTTAAACGTGAACTCATACGAATCAAATTTATGTCTACTATATAAATTTGAAATCTACAAGTTAGTATATGTATTCTCAGTTTCTTGGCAACAATAACTTAAAGGATATATATAAATAAATTGTTCAAATAGTTATGGTTTCCTTAGTAGAGTTGCATACTGCTGACAACTATAATAAGTATAACTGGCTGCATGAATATATGTATAAAATATATAGTTTACGTATAAAGATCGGTGCAGTGCACACTTCACACATTGAAAAAACGTTACCGCAACAACATAGCACGACAGATAACAAATTCTATCCGATTTGTTCCGATCAATTGCACGGTTATATATGTTCTTCTGTCTTTTCTGCCACTTCATGCCTCTCTCTCATCTTCTCCTTTTGTCTCTATTATCCCTCACTCATCTCTCTACGTATACAAAGACTATACCTGCAAATAAATTCATCATGAATTTATCGAATGTAATAAAATGTACATTTTTGACAAAATGGCGGTTTATGAGTATACAAGTCTACTACAATGGCGGTTTAAGATTACACAAGAGTATTTCCAACATAGTATATATAACATGTTTAAATACCTGGTCGACAAAGTAAAAAAGTGTTAAAACATGTTCTAAATCTACTTTTTGGCGAAAAGATTATAGAGTATTGTCGAAGTAATTATTATGCAAGAGAATTATAACATGTTCTACATGCAACATCATCATATCATTCTAGTTTTAGTTGTTAATACATAAATATTGAATTTTATATACATGTTAACAGATCTATATGCTCATATTAATTTGTAGCATTAGCTTTTTGTAATTCGTTAAGATTTTTTGTTTATATTTAATATCTTAAAATGAATAATAAAACTCTGGATATTAAAGTTTCATTTTGATAAACACACTCTTTTAATATTAATAAATACAAATACAATTTTTTTTTTTGCTACAAAAGCAAAAACATTCAAATAACTAACTCGACGAGACAAGAAAATTAAAGTGATTTAAGTCTCATAAACAAAATAACTATTTACGTCTCCAACTTTTTGAAGACAAAGCCACTTTTTGTTTACTCAATATCTATAAATAATTAAGCCAAACACACGTTTCTAAAACATATACAAGCTCACATACATGCAGAATCATTTTATATATAAATTCACACCAGCCGAAACCCTTTTTTACCAACTGTTCCTCAATCTCTCTCGCTCTCATCATACTTTTCTTGTTTCTTTATTTCTCTCGTCCCATCATTATCATGTCCTCCCATACCAATCTCCACTCTCCTAAACCGGATCACCGTATCACCGGTGCGTCCCATACCAAAAAACCACCGTCTTCCACCGCTTCTCAAGACCAACAAACCCTAAAATGCCCTCGTTGCAACTCCTCAAACACAAAGTTCTGTTACTACAACAACTACAGCCTCTCTCAACCACGCCACTTCTGCACATCTTGCCGCCGTTACTGGACACGAGGCGGTTCCTTAAGAAACGTCCCCATCGGTGGCGGTTGTCGGAAAACCAAAAAATCAATCAAACCTAGCATATTAGCTCCTTCTTCTTCATCTCAGAGATTTTTCTCTTCCACCATGGAAGAAGCATCTAAATTCTTCACTCCTCCAACAGCAATGGATTTTCAGCTCGCTGGATTATCTCTCAACAAAATAAACGATCTTCAACTTATGAATAATCAAGAAGTTCTTGGCCTTAGGACGACCATGGAGCAGGTCGAAACAACACCTGTTGATGTCGGATCAGGTTTAACCCTAATGGGTTTTGGAGATTACAACAGCAACAACAACCATTCACCGGCGACTTTCACAACCGATGGAAACTTAGCTACCTCGATAGAAACTTTGAGTTGTTTAAACCAAGATTTACACTGGAGGCTTCAGCAACAGAGGATGGCTATGTTTTTTGGCAACTCTAAAGAAGAGACTGTTGTTGTGGAGAGGCCACAGCCGCTTCTTCACCGGAATCTCGAGATCGTTAACTCATCGCCGTCGCCGACAACGAAGAAAGGCGAGAATCAGACAGAGTGGTACTTTGGTAATAATAACGACAACGAAAGGGTGATTAATAACAATGAAAATAATAACACAGGAGGAAGCGATCAATGGAACAATGGAATTCAAGCTTGGACTGATCTTAATCATTATAATTAATGCTTTGCCATGATTCTTGGTAAGTTTAAAATAAACTATATTTATATGATCAAGATTTAAAACTATGTGTGTTTGTCATGCACTTCCAAAAATATTTATGTTTTGTTTTATTTGGGTGTTCTTTGTAGTAAGCTTTTGTTGTTGTTGTTTGGGTTACTATTGTTGTATTGTAAGTTTCAATTTGTAAACAGGATTTACTGTGCTTAAAGCGTTATTATTGAAAGGCTCTTGGACTATAGTTTAGTGGTGAAATTCTCAACTAACTAATTGGTGGTTGTTATTCCGAGGTTAAATATACTACTAATTAAAAATAAATCTTCAAATGTCATTCTCAGTAAACAGATAATGTCTCCTTGGGATTAGTTATAGTACAAATCAATTCATTTTACTTGATTTAATAAGTTTAACTGAGCCTAATTATACCCGAAATTGAAATTTGCCATCCACATCAACTGTAGTGCCCTAGTGAATAATGAAATCTCAATAATTCTAGACAGTGTAATATTCGTTAGTTGTGCTGTAAGTAGAAAATATAGACTGATGTTACATGAAAACTTTGTCAGTGAAGTGTGGTCTAATTAATGTACATACAAGCATATAACATCTTAGAAGGCACTGGACTATGTCGAGTCTACGTGAAACACAGAGAGCAGGCCTTAGCCTTCTTTTGCAGTCTCTCTACACATTAGGTTTTTATATATGTACGCCTGAACACACATAATGTATATGTTTTAAATCTGTCAAAATTACTACAAATAAACGAAATATAAACGTGCTAAAATAATATTCTTATAAATAATTTTATTAAGAATTTAGCTTAACTAACAAAATTTAGAATTGAGTCATGACTATAATTGTGTATATATAAGCTCGCTCATAAACGTTATAGAGACAAAGCTATGTTAGTCATAAAGCACAAAATATTTTAAAAATCACAAGAGTAATTTTGTTATTCCAATTATTTTGATAGATAACTATATCATTTATCTGTATGAATACACACACACACATCTGCAAGAATTAATGTTTATAGGTTCTGGTCACTTAAAAGGTGATGTTGGTTACTCCCCAAACAAAAAGCCGATGTTGGCAATTTTCAATACTACAATCTCCTTCTAATAAGCTTTTTATGATTGATCATTAGTAAGTTTGCTTTAGAAGATCATTGTCTTTCGGATATCTTAACTTTTAGTTTTCTTTTTCTTTATCATCTCTGTTAAATCATCATAAAAAGGTAATATAAATCAAGAATAAACCTTTTCTTGCTTTTGGTCGAGAGACCACGTACATTAACTAGCCAAATAATAAGCTAAAGTGTAATGTAATTTATAAAAAATAAACAACTTTTATATAGAATATGTTGGAAGTATTTTGTGATAATTTAATGAAACGGATAGGTAGTGAAGGAGCATGATGAATGTGAATACAAGTGATGTAACTGCCTAGTTAGACCATCTACAACGCGGGATCCTAACAAATCCTTAGACAAATTTTTTTAATGCTTTATAATTAAATTTGATTAAAATAATGAAAAAACTTAAGAATTAATCCTTAGTTAAGGATTAAAAAAGAGAAATCCTTAATACGTGGCATCCTCTCTTCTTCCCTCCCCCCCACTTTCCTTCCATCGCCTCCCAATCCTTTCGTCGTCATCAACGAACATCTCTGTCTCTACGCTTCTTCCTTCTTCTTTGTGGCGTAGATTTGTAGAAAGAAAAGAAATTTCGAAACTTTGTTTTCTCAGAGTTTTCGAAATTTCGATTTGAAATTTG
This genomic interval from Brassica oleracea var. oleracea cultivar TO1000 chromosome C2, BOL, whole genome shotgun sequence contains the following:
- the LOC106325375 gene encoding dof zinc finger protein DOF5.7-like; this translates as MSSHTNLHSPKPDHRITGASHTKKPPSSTASQDQQTLKCPRCNSSNTKFCYYNNYSLSQPRHFCTSCRRYWTRGGSLRNVPIGGGCRKTKKSIKPSILAPSSSSQRFFSSTMEEASKFFTPPTAMDFQLAGLSLNKINDLQLMNNQEVLGLRTTMEQVETTPVDVGSGLTLMGFGDYNSNNNHSPATFTTDGNLATSIETLSCLNQDLHWRLQQQRMAMFFGNSKEETVVVERPQPLLHRNLEIVNSSPSPTTKKGENQTEWYFGNNNDNERVINNNENNNTGGSDQWNNGIQAWTDLNHYN